The Leptodactylus fuscus isolate aLepFus1 chromosome 3, aLepFus1.hap2, whole genome shotgun sequence genome has a segment encoding these proteins:
- the LOC142198417 gene encoding uncharacterized protein LOC142198417 isoform X1 encodes MLSVSDKGEDEDMMERSSGENLITPNVHPGPHSTDPSYNPPNHEEPSHQPQIVTTSTRKKGGKQYHCEECGKCFTHRPSLYVHSRIHTGEKPHSCAEHGKCLIQKSHLVAHQKSHTGEKPYSCSECGKGFTQKRNLTTHKRLHTGEKPYSCSECGKAFTQKGHLVTHERIHTGEKPYSCSECGKCFTKKSNLIKHLKIHTGEKPYSCSECGKCFTERKSLLKHQKSHTGKKSYSCSKCGKCFTQKENLTTHERLHTGGKPYSCSECGKCFKQRIRLLEHQKSHTGEKPYSCSECGKCFTQKRNLVRHERLHTGEKPYSCSECGKCFKERTRLLEHQRNHTGEKPYSCSECGKCFTRKRNLTTHVKLHTGEKPYSCSECGKCFTQKSSLVIHQRIHTGEKPFLCSECGKCFTERKHLLKHQKSHTAEKPYSCSECGKCFTQKEYLVSHERLHTGEKPYSCAECGKCFTQKGNLVTHERLHTGEKPYSCSECGKCFTQKVNLMNHLKIHSGEKPN; translated from the coding sequence ATGTTATCAGTAAGTgataaaggagaagatgaagatatgatggagcgctcctcaggagaaaacctcattacccctaatgtacatccaggacctcacagtacagatccatcatataatccccccaatcatgaggaaccttctCACCAACCACAGATTGTGACCACAAGTACCAGGAAGAAAGGGGGGAAACAGTATCATTGtgaggaatgtggaaaatgttttactcacaGACCAAGTCTTTATGTGCACagcagaattcacacaggagagaagccacattCATGTGCAGAACATGGGAAATGTTTAATTCAGAAATCGCATCTTGTGGCACATCagaaaagtcacacaggagagaagccatattcatgttcagaatgtgggaaaggttttactCAGAAAAGAAATCTTACTACACacaagagacttcacacaggagagaagccatattcatgttcagaatgtgggaaagctTTTACTCAGAAAGGACATCTTGTtacacatgagagaattcacacaggagagaagccatattcatgttcagaatgtgggaaatgttttactaagaaATCAAATCTCATTAAACATctgaaaattcacacaggggagaagccatattcatgttcagaatgtgggaaatgttttacagaaaGAAAATCTCTCCTTAAACATCAGAAAAGTCACACAGGAAAGAAGTCATATTCGTGTTcgaaatgtgggaaatgttttactcagaaagaaAATCTTACTacacatgagagacttcacacaggagggaaaccatattcatgttcagaatgtggtaaaTGTTTTAAGCAAAGAATACGTCTTCTTGAGCATCagaaaagtcacacaggagagaagccatattcatgttcagaatgtgggaaatgttttactcagaaaagaaatcttgttagacatgagagacttcacacaggagagaagccatattcatgttcagaatgtggaaaatgttttaaggAAAGAACACGTCTTCTTGAGCATCAAAgaaatcacacaggagagaagccatattcatgttcagaatgtgggaaatgttttactcggaaaAGAAATCTTACTACACATGTgaaacttcacacaggagagaaaccatattcgtgttcagaatgcgggaaatgttttacacagaaatcaagtcttgttatacatcagagaattcacacgggagagaagccatttttatgttcagaatgtgggaaatgttttacagaaaGAAAACATCTCCTTAAACATCAGAAAAGTCACACAgcagagaagccatattcgtgttcggaatgtgggaaatgttttactcagaaagaaTATCTTGTTtcacatgagagacttcacacgggagagaagccatattcatgtgcagaatgtgggaaatgttttactcagaaaggaaatcttgttacacatgagagacttcacacgggagagaagccatattcatgttcagaatgtggtaaatgttttactcagaaagtaAATCTCATGAACCATCTGAAAATTCACTCAGGAGAGAAGCCAAATTGA